The Gouania willdenowi chromosome 14, fGouWil2.1, whole genome shotgun sequence nucleotide sequence TCAACGGAGCAATTGAACTTTTAAATTGGAATTTTTGAGTTAAAAAGACGTGCTTTTAAATCTTATTTGGAGGAGTCAAAAACTACATTTACTGACAAAAGTGAAGCAAAGGTTATCCTGTACGATACCAGCTGCGCTGAAGAAGttaaaatatgttgaaaataggaggttgtatatttatttacgtattcattaaaaaaaaaaaatctaaatttttgcAAAACTCTTTCAAtttccctcaaattattccataacatttcccttaattaaatagaaattggtcataaaatctaggaaatttaaattgaagactctgttgggactgatatctgtcgttgccttacatattttgtatttatctaTATGTAcaaatgcaaactagggcacaataatgttgaaaattatttgttttccagcataaaatccgTGGCCCTATTGAGATCAAaatgctctgtatttggcctcCGAACTAcaaagagtttgacacccctgcattagaTTTATATGACTTTtataaaatatgataaataaaaatcagacACTTTACAaaggagaaaataataattttaatgtttttttgtgtatcccAACAGTCAGCTATTTGGTCATCCTCCACATTTCTCTCACCATGTTTATTTGGTCGTACTGGAAAACTATTTGGTCGAAGCCAACCAGCCCATCAAAAGCAGTAAGTGTTTATATTCACTCACATTATCTCACgtttacaatgaaattaatTCAATGATGAATTATTTTATGCACTTTTGTGTTGGTGAATCGTGAGGATTTTGGGTCAATGACGTATAAGGATTTTCACCGTAtgatattttgtaaaatgtgtatcatcatcatcgggcaaggtttgcatgTATATAATGATGGAaattaaaatagaaatacttgAAATCTTCTGCAGGACTATAATATAACGAAAATAgagcagaaaatacatttaaattgatttagagtaattttaaagattttttcaaaaacagcgTTAATGGTTCGACCATAAGTAATTTATtataacattaataaaaaagGTGAATGCCTATATTATGTTTACGGAAGGATTAGGGCCACTGCAAAAAGACGAAACaacaattattgttattaatgttctgagaaaaaagtctgagattaaagtcagaattctgagaaaaaaaagtcctaattctgactttttttctcagaattcaaactttaaattcagaattttgaCTGTACTCTGGGAGTTCGGactgagaaaaaagtcagaattctcaGATTATAGTACaaataagtttaaagtttgaattctgagaaaaaagtcagaattagTTCTTTACAAAAAAAGTCAGACTTTTTGCTCGGaacattatttataataatgatttaaaaaaaaaaaagtctgaattctgacttttttctctgaataataataataataataataataataataataataataataataataataattttaaaagtcaaaattatgtaattaaaaaagtcagaattttgaCCTTAAACTTTTTAAGGTGAATTTTGACTGTAATCTAAGAATTCTGACTGAGGAAAAACAAAAGGTCAGATTACATTCAAACTTCTGAGTTTAATGTTTGAATTCTGaacattaatattattgataataataatgattttaaaattaataataatcatttaaaaaagtcagaattctggcTTTTTTATCAGTCAGAATGATCAGATTTCAGTCAAATTTCCGAGTGTAAATTCTGACTTTCTCACTACATATTTGGTATCTTTttcatgcatttaaacctttatttaaactaaaatgaatgcagttggacagaatatttcaCGTTATTGTCTCGTGCTGTCAGTTCTGTCTCCCCAGTGCAGAAAAGGATCGGTTTGAGCGAGAGGATCGAGCCGAGGTGCAGCAGGAGATTTTGAAGAAAGTGGCAAAGACGTTGCCTATTTACACGCGCACGGCGGGAGGAGGTGAGCCTTCTATACTAGCGACACACTCGTCTTTTCCCTCAGGGTCACTTTTGATGTTTTAAATTGGGCCACGAGGGACAAACCTGGTAACCCCCCTCCTCTAATACTCACTTAaatactcactcactcacttctTTTTTTACTGCAAATAGAAACACTAGCCAAGCTATTTGTAATGCAATCAAGTTGCTTTAAACatctcaacaaaaatacactaaaagatgacataaatacacaaaagggcaacaaaatatacaaaaggacaacagaaaaatacacaataggacaacaaaatgcacgAAATGACTAGAAAGGCCATAGAAAGtcccagaaaaacacacaaaagaacaatgaAATTACAGAAAGTCAtagaaaaaacaaggaaaaataaattacagttaaataaaaaaaagaacatacatgcataattacagaaaacaagaaataacaaactgacaccaaaatacacaatatgacaataaaaatacataaaatgactagacttacaaaatcacagaaaaatacacaaaaggacaacaaaattatagaaaatagcagaaaaatacactacaacaaaactacacaaaagaaccacaaaaacatacaaaatggcaacaaaaataaacaaagtcaacaaaatacacaatttgacaacagaaataaacaaaacaaaaacgctcaagaggaaaacaaatacacataacagcaataaaatagacaaaatgactccaaaatatatacaaaaccacaacaaaaaatcCAAATGATGACAGGGAAATACACTAAATGTTGCCCTCAGATCAATCAGAGTTGCCTATTTCAGCACTAGATTATTATTTACTGTTATAAAGTGTTACTTAGAGAGGCCAACATGTTCAAAATGAAGATGCTAAGTTGCTCTAAAGTCATCGCTCCATTGCAGACTTCACACTGATGTCTCGTTTGTTAATGAACATCATGCTTGTCTGCCTCGTGTTTACGGAAAAGGATGTAACACACGTCTTAATTGGACTCAGATGACTTCTGTTCCCCCCATGGACCACACCAGAGCTTTTCATtattctcttctcttcttcatgccccAATAAAACACAGCAGGTGACAGATAAAAGGTGGAAGATGCttcagaaaaacatgaaaaaaaacacagattttagTCTACATTAAtagtaaataaacatttttaatggcTTTGATAATCACTACGTCACAATTTGATGTTTTTCACACAGCGGTACGATACTGTGACCCCTGTCAGGTGATTAAACCTGATCGCTGTCATCACTGCTCCACCTGTGAAACGTAAGTGtgcgttttatttatttatttttttttctaaatgttggctttttggtttttttttatttttgaaagtgattttgaggatttttctttgattttgtgtaatttttgttgtttttgcatgtgttttgtactcattttgagaattaaattttttttattttgtgtatttttgttgttttttggtatATTCTTTGATCGttattcacatttttcattGTTCTTTTGTGCGTTATAATCAAAACAGGAACAAAGGGACTCAACAATGGAGCAATTGAACTTTAAGTAGGAATTGTGAGTTAAAGGACGTGCTTTCTAATCTTACTTGGAGGAGTCAAAAACGAAATTTATTGAGAAAAGTGAAGCAAAAGTTGTCCTGTATGATACGAGCTGTGCTGAAGaagttaaaatatattaaaaataggAGCTTTTTAGGGCTGgtgaatgtactgtatatttatttacatattcatACATAATGGGTTAATATGGAGTCAGTGACATTGACGGGATTTGTGTTGTTCTTCATTCCTTTAAGGTGTGTGTTGAAAATGGACCATCACTGCCCCTGgtaggacttttttttttttttttttaaatgtatttaacttCCATCATCTAACATTTCCATTTTTAATTATACgtattttaaaagaatttggaACACAGACCATTACAGTGTCATTActtcatatttcaatatttatcaGGGTGAACAACTGTGTCGGCTTTTCAAACTACAAGTTTTTCATCTTATTCTTGGCGTACGCCTCGCTCTACTGTATCGTCATCTGTACGACTGTCACGCAGTATTTCATCAAGTTCTGGACCGTAAGTGAAGAAGCTTTCTCACACTATTTATATGACATAATGCTTTATTGTACATGTGAAAATCAGCTTTTGTTACGACTTTTTTCACCCACTTTTAGGGCACGACATCGTCTCCTAAATGacacatttaatttcaaaactTAAACGCACAGTTTGGGTTGATCACAATGAAAGTTCCGTCCATTCACAACTAAAAACCgtgtattttacacattttcaacGAGAGAAATGGTAAATAATCATTAACACACACAACAGTACACGTGTAAACATTTTTACAGGATCTTTTGTAACGTGTGCGTCAATCCTCTATAAacatgattaacttttatttaaacaaacactggctatggttacatgatgttttttaattcggaattttttattccaaattaaatcttAGCAACACCCGTCCGatgtgtgtgataagtccatgtgtccgtgttaatgtcTGCATCTTTGTGCCTTCGTCcagccactcttttcattatatccgtgtcttttaaggctcttattaaatagtgtcggctctattccgggccgccatgttggattatgtcgtcaccaaacGCGTCATCGCTGCAAGTCACGCATGCACAGAACAatcggaattaacttaaagcgtaATTAggtgttaactgtttacaagaaagaggaattatttaattcggaattaaaaacggaataaaccagccacctaattcggaattgagtttaatttggatttaaattatcatcaggaattaagtgtttacaaagtcaggttaaagaggaactaactttaattccgctttaaagaggagTTAAAGCCCCCATGTAAACGTTTCCATTGGGTGTGTCTAAtgactttttttattaaaataggCAACTTCAGgtattattttactgttttaattaataccacttcctgtgtttgagcCACATTGGAAATCCGATGGACGCGCACAGTAAAACAacttaaatatagaaataatcaCAGAAACGTCTTCACAGCAGAAATATCAAAGgatttgatcattttatttcatttcaagtgCATGTGCTGGACTTGAAAAAATGAAGATTTCTTTTATAGGAAGAAACagcattttcatcatttttgcaCCATGTATGAACAATTTATTTAAGACTTTAAGACTtataatatccaagcaataaattacAGACATCAGTAAGTCCAGAATCCAGAAGAATGAAGTCAAACCAATTCAGCCATATAGTCTAAAtcattgtttctcaaatgtgggtacGTTAGAGagtgagaggaaaattaacaaataaaagcatgacaaATACGggaatttgaaaatgtgtatttttaaaaaaaaattatcatcttgatgattattagattcaattttcatttagttttttgtttgaacGAGTGGCTAATGTTGAATAAATTCACTGAGGATAAAAATGACACTGACAAATTGTCATTGTTTATTCTATACAGTGTTATTAATAGTTCTAAATTAAATCAAAGTGACTGCTGAACtagctttaaataaattaaaagcagTTATGTTGTCATGCAATTATATGCAACACATTAATAACGAGTTAAAATTAATATGTGTTACTGACTAAAATTTTGAGACACTAGTCattacccaaatacatttgttttctgaaaaatgaaagggttttgggggtttagttactctttaagataCATATAATATCCCAGCAATAAGTTACAGATATTAGTAAGTCCAGAATCCAGAAGAAGGAAGTAAAACcaatttacattaaaaagaaTTACAATGTAATCTGCAGGAATGTATCACATTATTTTATTAGCCACATAGCATTATTGCCTAAATCAGcagttcccaaacaggggtacagaagcacattgcaggggtCACTCAGAAAggtttaacaattaattaaaaaagaatcaGAAAATGTTCattgttcctttttaggctattttttagacaaattcaccacaaattaacagtactattgctcaataaattgctatattttattgtaacttattgaaacaggattattttatgctgtagaggccattttatcacactttttacaaTAGGAggcaataattagctacattttacatcaTTGGCCACATTTgtttactattgaagtaattacataaaagttgcattggtaattaaataaaataatttgaaattccactcattgttttgagtTTGTAGATTAAGCCGGATCGTGGTTTCTTTGCGGGTTGAATTGGATGCTGGGACGAGCTGGGTTTGACTCCACAGAGAAAAAGATGCAAAGCGTTTgtgacgtgtttttttttttttccctcctgcCCCTTTAAGAAAAAGCTGAAAGACACGCACGCCAAGTTCCACATCTTGTTCCTCTTCTTCGTGGCGGCGTTGTTCTTCATCAGCATTGTTTCGCTGCTCACCTATCATCTTTGGCTGGTGGGAAAAAACAGGACAACAATAGGTAACGGAAACTCAACTGATTCCTCTGTTCACCTTCATCTGTgtatcattcatttttcattatgtaacaaaaacatgaaagatgaaaaaaaactctcattatttgatatttgtttccaaaaccaaaatgaaaaaatggaaaacgagttgtttttcaaatttgagctcttttgcttcggtatgAAAAatgaacacctttattcattttctccattatcGATTTGCCAAAGTATGTTACctggaagtgtactctcatccgacgctaacagcTATGCTAATGGCAGTCCGGCATgataagatcgctgcttccaactgtgcatcagaaacgtgtccttttcgctttagctggtgttggacacagaacctcctcacagacattta carries:
- the LOC114476071 gene encoding palmitoyltransferase ZDHHC20-like — translated: MAPSHALRCCKRALNWIPVLFINLVVGWSYYAYVVELCVYTIHSNAERVSYLVILHISLTMFIWSYWKTIWSKPTSPSKAFCLPSAEKDRFEREDRAEVQQEILKKVAKTLPIYTRTAGGAVRYCDPCQVIKPDRCHHCSTCETCVLKMDHHCPWVNNCVGFSNYKFFILFLAYASLYCIVICTTVTQYFIKFWTKKLKDTHAKFHILFLFFVAALFFISIVSLLTYHLWLVGKNRTTIEAFRAAVFPNGPDKNGFSLGFSRNFCEVFGHRAEYWFVPVFSSLGDGHSFDTRLVHIDPEQAKSVLQPNGKSPSDSETHTCVHQTGENLKEATDGVQTVTVIMENQP